A section of the Chryseobacterium ginsenosidimutans genome encodes:
- a CDS encoding ABC transporter permease, with protein sequence MNIIFKKDTWQEIYYSLRNNKLRTFLTMIGVGWGMFLYVSLLGAAKGMENGFDKLFSGFATNSIFLWAQNTSIPYDGFPKGRQVHLKLADIEMLKRKIPEIDYISPQNSRGNFGNAGEQMSKNGKSATYTLNGDYPLGNKISEKKLIFGRYLNDADISQNKNVVVIGEEVYKNFFDAKKNENPLGKSINIKGIFFNVIGVFRVKKGGGMENDQTVFIPLSTFTKMYNNGDNVDFFAIVSKPNADVNAVENKVKLQLKSKNQVSPDDTNAFGTFNLGKEFKKLTGFLTGMQLLTIIVGTLTILAGVIAISNILLITVKERTKEIGIRRALGAKPAEVRNQILLESVVITLSSGLLGFMSGIFVLMILDIATKGQDSFPFYNPTVNYGNVFAAMAVMVVLGLIIGMIPAQRAVKIRPIEALRSE encoded by the coding sequence GTGAACATAATATTTAAAAAGGATACTTGGCAGGAAATTTATTATTCATTGAGGAATAATAAGCTTCGAACATTCCTTACCATGATTGGTGTGGGTTGGGGTATGTTTTTGTATGTAAGTTTGCTTGGAGCAGCAAAAGGAATGGAAAATGGTTTCGACAAATTGTTTTCAGGATTTGCGACCAACTCTATTTTCCTTTGGGCTCAGAATACATCGATTCCTTACGACGGTTTCCCAAAAGGCCGGCAGGTACATCTGAAACTTGCGGATATTGAAATGCTGAAAAGGAAAATACCGGAAATAGATTACATTTCTCCTCAGAATTCAAGAGGTAATTTCGGAAATGCAGGTGAACAAATGTCTAAAAACGGGAAATCGGCGACTTATACTTTGAATGGCGATTATCCTTTAGGAAACAAAATATCGGAGAAAAAACTGATCTTCGGAAGATATCTTAATGACGCAGATATTTCACAGAATAAAAATGTAGTGGTGATCGGAGAAGAAGTTTACAAAAACTTTTTTGATGCTAAAAAGAATGAAAATCCACTAGGGAAATCTATTAATATTAAAGGTATTTTCTTTAATGTAATCGGAGTTTTCAGAGTGAAAAAAGGTGGCGGAATGGAAAATGACCAAACGGTTTTTATCCCCCTTTCGACCTTTACAAAAATGTATAATAACGGAGATAATGTAGATTTCTTCGCCATTGTAAGTAAGCCGAATGCAGATGTAAATGCTGTTGAAAATAAAGTAAAGCTACAGTTGAAATCTAAAAATCAGGTTTCGCCGGATGATACGAATGCCTTCGGAACTTTTAATCTTGGAAAAGAATTTAAAAAACTGACAGGATTTTTAACCGGAATGCAACTTTTAACCATCATTGTAGGAACATTAACAATCCTTGCCGGGGTAATTGCCATTTCGAATATCCTTTTGATTACGGTAAAAGAAAGAACTAAGGAAATCGGGATCAGAAGAGCTTTGGGAGCAAAACCAGCAGAGGTGAGAAACCAGATTTTACTGGAAAGTGTTGTAATCACGCTTTCGTCCGGCTTGCTCGGGTTCATGTCGGGGATTTTTGTGTTAATGATTTTGGATATAGCAACGAAAGGTCAGGATTCCTTCCCGTTCTATAATCCGACAGTAAATTACGGAAACGTTTTCGCAGCAATGGCTGTGATGGTAGTTTTAGGACTAATCATCGGGATGATTCCGGCACAAAGGGCAGTGAAAATAAGACCGATTGAGGCATTAAGATCAGAATAA
- a CDS encoding efflux RND transporter periplasmic adaptor subunit, which produces MKKKFTWKKAIYIFLGLLFAVALFSGIGYLVKSNSKESEAFLTRKPSVQNMDDKVMATGKIVPKEEIEIKPNIAGIIDKILVDEGDKVTAGQLIATVRIIPNIADVNSAQQNVDNSQLQISNAKLNVDNMRKQFEMQEKLYKQGVASRQEYLNAQQQLYSTQQALKNANQQLITAQKTLQIVKTGSTPELKGLATTQIRSKASGTVLEVPVKVGSQVIEANSFNAGTTICSIADLSSLIFQGEIDEAQAGKLTQGMGMNIVIGALQNKTFPGKLTMIAPKGKDTNGTIKFPVEGDVTNPNNEYIRAGFSANGEIVLNSQKNALLLDESLIQYEKKNGKDVPFVEVKQKDGKFKKTYVKLGASDGINVQILSGIDKNADVKVWNPSDKDKEELKDKTKK; this is translated from the coding sequence ATGAAAAAGAAATTCACTTGGAAAAAAGCCATCTATATTTTCTTGGGGCTTTTATTTGCAGTGGCATTGTTCTCAGGAATCGGGTATCTTGTAAAGTCCAATTCTAAAGAGAGTGAGGCTTTCCTTACCAGAAAACCGTCGGTTCAGAATATGGATGATAAGGTGATGGCAACAGGAAAAATTGTTCCGAAAGAAGAAATCGAAATCAAACCAAATATAGCGGGAATTATCGATAAAATTTTAGTTGATGAAGGTGATAAAGTAACCGCAGGACAGCTGATTGCAACAGTAAGAATTATTCCAAATATTGCAGATGTAAACAGCGCTCAGCAAAACGTTGATAATTCTCAGCTTCAGATCAGTAATGCTAAATTGAATGTTGATAATATGCGCAAGCAATTTGAAATGCAGGAAAAACTGTATAAACAGGGAGTTGCTTCTAGACAGGAGTATCTGAATGCTCAACAGCAATTGTACTCTACGCAGCAGGCTTTAAAAAATGCGAACCAACAATTAATAACTGCTCAAAAAACATTACAGATTGTAAAAACAGGTTCAACTCCTGAACTTAAAGGTTTAGCAACAACTCAGATCCGTTCAAAAGCTTCAGGAACAGTTCTTGAGGTGCCTGTAAAAGTAGGAAGTCAGGTAATTGAAGCCAATTCATTCAACGCAGGAACAACAATTTGTTCTATTGCAGACCTTAGTTCATTAATCTTCCAGGGAGAAATTGATGAAGCTCAGGCTGGAAAATTAACGCAGGGAATGGGTATGAATATCGTAATCGGTGCTCTTCAAAACAAAACTTTTCCAGGAAAACTGACGATGATTGCTCCAAAAGGTAAAGATACCAACGGAACTATAAAATTCCCTGTTGAAGGGGATGTTACCAATCCTAATAATGAATACATCAGAGCAGGATTTTCTGCAAACGGAGAAATTGTTTTAAATTCTCAGAAAAATGCTTTGTTATTGGATGAATCTCTTATTCAGTATGAAAAAAAGAACGGAAAAGATGTTCCTTTTGTTGAGGTAAAACAAAAAGACGGAAAATTCAAGAAAACATATGTGAAACTTGGAGCAAGTGATGGGATCAATGTTCAGATTTTGTCTGGAATTGATAAAAATGCAGATGTAAAAGTTTGGAACCCATCCGACAAAGACAAAGAAGAATTAAAAGACAAAACTAAGAAATAG
- a CDS encoding Fur family transcriptional regulator — translation MAKRNTITKQLILDSLKGSKSALSQEILQKELGDTVDRATIYRVLNSFCEDGIIHKILGDDGKFYFAFCINCSEKKHQHNHFHFKCLSCGKIECLPNEVDVKLPQGYQSVTFNGFISGYCKDCSII, via the coding sequence ATGGCTAAGAGAAATACCATTACAAAACAGTTGATTTTGGATTCTTTAAAAGGTTCAAAATCTGCTTTAAGTCAGGAGATTTTACAGAAAGAATTGGGCGATACTGTTGATCGGGCAACAATTTACAGGGTTTTGAACAGCTTCTGTGAAGATGGAATTATTCACAAAATTCTGGGCGACGACGGAAAATTTTATTTTGCTTTTTGTATTAATTGTTCAGAAAAGAAACATCAGCACAATCATTTTCATTTCAAATGCCTGTCTTGCGGAAAAATTGAATGTCTTCCAAATGAAGTTGATGTTAAATTACCGCAAGGGTATCAATCGGTTACTTTTAATGGATTTATTTCGGGATATTGTAAGGATTGTTCGATTATATAA
- a CDS encoding NAD(P)/FAD-dependent oxidoreductase: MEQNFDVIIIGGSYSGLSVAMTLGRSLRKVLIIDSGKPCNRQTPHSHNFITQDGKVPKEISDLAKEQVLKYETVKFHNGMVTKTSKNAEGFEVETKNSEKFYTKKLILASGVKDIMPNIPGFAECWGISVVHCPYCHGYEVKGKITGILSNGDTAFEFSKLVFNLTKDLTLFTNGKSSLNEEQEEKFTQNKINIVEDEIEEVVHENGQIEKLIFKNGKEIPLQVLYAKLPFEQNINVEDLGLELAEHGFIKIDHFHKTNIDGVFACGDNVTMMRSVANAVAQGNFTGAIVNKELSEEEF, encoded by the coding sequence ATGGAACAGAATTTTGACGTCATCATTATTGGTGGAAGTTATTCGGGATTATCTGTAGCAATGACTTTAGGAAGATCTTTAAGGAAAGTTTTAATTATTGACAGTGGAAAACCTTGCAACAGGCAGACTCCGCATTCTCATAATTTTATTACCCAAGACGGAAAAGTGCCAAAAGAGATTTCCGATCTGGCTAAAGAACAGGTTTTGAAATACGAAACCGTAAAATTCCATAATGGAATGGTAACAAAAACATCAAAAAATGCTGAAGGTTTTGAGGTTGAAACAAAAAACAGCGAAAAGTTTTATACAAAAAAACTGATTCTTGCTTCAGGAGTTAAAGATATCATGCCGAATATTCCGGGATTTGCCGAATGTTGGGGGATTTCTGTTGTTCATTGTCCGTATTGCCACGGTTATGAAGTGAAAGGTAAGATAACAGGAATTCTTTCAAATGGAGATACTGCTTTTGAGTTTTCAAAATTGGTGTTTAACTTAACAAAAGATCTCACTTTATTTACCAACGGAAAATCAAGTTTAAATGAAGAGCAGGAAGAAAAATTTACTCAAAATAAAATCAATATAGTTGAAGACGAAATTGAAGAAGTTGTACACGAAAACGGACAAATTGAAAAGTTGATTTTTAAAAATGGAAAAGAAATTCCGTTACAGGTTTTGTATGCGAAACTTCCTTTTGAGCAGAATATTAATGTTGAAGACCTAGGATTAGAATTGGCAGAACATGGCTTTATTAAAATTGATCATTTTCATAAAACAAATATTGACGGTGTTTTTGCGTGTGGTGATAATGTAACCATGATGAGATCTGTTGCCAATGCTGTGGCTCAGGGAAATTTCACTGGTGCTATCGTTAATAAAGAGCTTTCGGAAGAAGAATTTTAA
- the glyA gene encoding serine hydroxymethyltransferase, translating into MDIIFDLIEKERQRQTHGIEMIASENFVSENVMKAMGSVLTNKYAEGYPGKRYYGGCEVVDEVETLAINRAKELFGVDYVNVQPHSGSQANAAIYLAVLKPGDKIMGMDLSMGGHLTHGSAVNFSGIQYDVVSYGVQQETGLIDYDQMREVALREKPKMLIAGFSAYSRDLDYAKFREVADEIGATLWADIAHPAGLVAKGLLNNPFEHCHVVTTTTHKTLRGPRGGMIMMGKDFENTYGHKTPKGDVKMMSQVLDGAVFPGIQGGPLEHVIAGKAVAFAEALDDQFLTYAKQVKSNAQALAKAMINRGFDIVSGGTDNHLMLVDLRNKGVNGKETEKALVLADITCNKNMVPFDDKSPFTTSGIRLGTAAITTRGLKENDMDTIAEFISEVVNNIKNEEAITSVREKVNELMEGKALFNY; encoded by the coding sequence ATGGACATTATTTTCGACCTGATTGAAAAAGAAAGACAAAGACAAACCCATGGAATTGAGATGATTGCATCAGAAAATTTTGTTTCTGAAAATGTAATGAAAGCAATGGGAAGCGTATTGACTAACAAATATGCAGAAGGGTATCCCGGAAAAAGATATTACGGAGGGTGTGAAGTAGTAGATGAGGTTGAAACTTTGGCTATTAACAGAGCAAAAGAACTTTTCGGAGTAGATTATGTAAATGTTCAGCCACATTCGGGCTCTCAGGCAAATGCGGCAATTTATCTGGCAGTTTTGAAACCTGGAGACAAAATTATGGGGATGGATCTTTCAATGGGAGGTCATCTTACTCACGGTTCAGCTGTGAATTTCTCAGGGATTCAGTATGATGTAGTTTCTTACGGAGTTCAGCAGGAAACAGGCCTTATCGATTACGACCAAATGAGAGAAGTTGCTTTGAGAGAAAAACCAAAAATGTTGATCGCAGGTTTCTCAGCTTATTCAAGAGATTTGGATTATGCAAAATTCAGAGAAGTTGCAGATGAAATCGGAGCTACACTTTGGGCTGATATTGCTCACCCTGCAGGTTTGGTTGCAAAAGGTCTTCTAAATAATCCATTCGAACATTGCCACGTTGTTACAACAACGACTCACAAGACGTTAAGAGGTCCAAGAGGAGGAATGATCATGATGGGGAAAGATTTTGAAAATACGTACGGTCATAAAACGCCGAAAGGGGATGTCAAAATGATGAGTCAGGTTCTTGACGGAGCTGTTTTCCCGGGAATTCAGGGAGGTCCGTTGGAGCATGTGATTGCCGGTAAGGCAGTTGCTTTCGCTGAAGCTTTGGATGATCAATTCTTAACGTATGCAAAACAGGTTAAGTCTAATGCTCAAGCTTTGGCGAAAGCAATGATCAACAGAGGTTTTGATATTGTAAGCGGAGGAACAGATAACCATCTAATGCTTGTTGACCTTAGAAATAAAGGAGTAAACGGTAAAGAAACTGAAAAAGCTTTAGTTCTTGCTGATATTACTTGTAACAAAAACATGGTTCCGTTTGATGATAAATCACCATTTACCACTTCTGGTATCAGATTGGGAACTGCAGCGATCACCACAAGAGGGTTAAAAGAAAATGATATGGATACAATTGCAGAATTTATTTCTGAGGTTGTGAACAATATCAAAAATGAAGAAGCAATAACTTCTGTAAGGGAAAAGGTAAATGAATTAATGGAAGGTAAAGCATTATTCAATTATTAA
- a CDS encoding regulatory protein RecX → MEKKSFTFSEIKLKLVNYCVYQDRCHAEVEQKMKEFLLIDEAKEEIMLYLLKENYLNEERFTRSYIRGKFYIKHWGKTKIKINLKQKQISEKLISKCFDEIDEDDYEKTIRKIYEDYSSKQKGLKEYQKKSKTIKYLMGRGFEYEKIIDILDR, encoded by the coding sequence ATGGAAAAGAAATCTTTTACTTTTTCTGAAATAAAGCTTAAACTTGTAAACTATTGTGTTTATCAGGATCGTTGTCATGCAGAAGTAGAACAGAAAATGAAAGAGTTTCTGTTAATCGATGAGGCGAAGGAAGAAATCATGCTTTATCTCTTAAAGGAAAATTATTTAAATGAAGAAAGATTTACCAGAAGCTATATAAGAGGCAAGTTTTATATTAAACACTGGGGAAAGACGAAGATTAAAATTAATTTAAAACAAAAACAGATCTCCGAAAAGTTAATCAGCAAATGTTTTGATGAAATAGATGAGGATGACTATGAAAAAACAATCCGCAAGATCTATGAAGACTATTCTTCAAAACAAAAAGGGCTGAAAGAATATCAAAAAAAATCAAAAACAATAAAATATTTGATG